Within the Carassius gibelio isolate Cgi1373 ecotype wild population from Czech Republic chromosome B4, carGib1.2-hapl.c, whole genome shotgun sequence genome, the region ACATCACCAAGACCATCAGCAACATCCTCACGTTCACTGGGGTGAGTTATTGCATTTCAGACTCATTCTGATCATTATAATCCAGAGAATGTCCAGAAATCATGAATATGAAGAATTCTTATTATTCCTGCCTCCTGGTCGTCTGTAGGAGTACTTCCTAAGGTCAAGGCTGACCAGCACTCTGCTGAGTAAAGACCCATCTGTTGTCTGCTCCATTAAAGGCTGTGAGAACCACATCACTGCAGACGCCGTCCTCAGCATGAGCAAACTCCCCGTCAGATATGTTAGTGTCTTTTTCCACATTCATTTGTTTGTCTTTTAATggcatagttcacctaaaaattaaaacTTAGATggaatgtactcaccctcagactaTCCAACATATAGaggtgtttcttcatcagaacagatgagTAGAAATTTAGGATTAAATCACCTAGTTACCaatgcatcctctgcagtgaatgggtgccgttagaatgagagtccaaaaagctgatgaaaacataaaaataatccaCAACTAATGCagatgactccagtccatcaggtagtgacttgtgaaatgaaaagctgcatgtttcatttcaaatacatcattaagtcattttaactttaaaattggGTAAAAATAcgagttcataatccataataatacttcctcctgacaaaaaaaaaaaaaaagtccatcatCTGTTTTCCTATGACATTGAAATCCACTGGCATATTTGTAAAgaacagctttagacagttttcccttgtaaacggtgcttgatctgcaCATATTTCTCGCCTGATTCAGGCTTTTTCTTTGGAGAATGCAATATTTTAGATAGAGAACTAATTTTTTATCCagaaagacattaattgatggacttgaATGGTGTAGATTactttgtggattattgtgatttttttttttatctgctttaactctcattctgatggcacccattcactgcagtggatccattttttaaaaagtggttatacaaaatttctccaaatctgtttggaTAAAGAATTAAACTCATTACTTCTCAGATGGCCTGTGGTGAAGTACATTGTGAGTTGGGTGAAAGGTTCCTGCAGGTTCAAAAACTCACTTGCTGCATTGATTTCATGAATGTACtagcttttctaatctttttgtatctagctgttatctttctttatattatataataatgcagtacatgtagcaagttttttttaaagctaactgagacttgttctagcacttgcatatcattgctctatTTGTTGAtcttgattgcttccattgtcctcatttgtaagtcgatttggataaaagcatctgctaaatgtaaatgtatgtgtttCAGGTGGAGAGCGTGGACGCTGGCGGTGTTCTGTGTTTGACCTGTGTGGAGCAGCGTGTGGGACCTGCAGCCTTCCTGCTCGCTCCACCAGAGAGGGTCAGATCCATGACCTACACCAATGAAAGAATAGAGCTGCCCATCAACATCGCCATGCTGCTATCTTTACTTTAAGCACCACATTAAAGTGcccttttgtctttgtgtcttttggAGTGATTTTGCAAAAGTCACAAATGTGACTTACTCAAATCTgcattggatttttattttataattttttagttatacttattttaaagtattttctgTAACTATTTTAATgcttctaaaaaaatatatattatcccCCCCATTGCCAAACAGTTTTTTCCTGTTGCTTCATTTTACTTGTTCTCCCACATTGTGACTTGCCCTATTTGGAAGACACTAAACATTGACGTCAGTGTTTAAAGAAGGAGAATAAGCAGTGTGTCTTTTTCCTGGTTATTCTGGCAGCTTTAGAAGGGCCTTTTCAAGCCCTCGATAACTACAGTATTGCAACTGTTGTGAACGATGCAATAGTTGAGGAACACTGATGTTTAAGATTGAGTTTATGTCCACAGCTGTAACGTGAGTGACGTGTGGGAAGAATGTTAACTATTCCTAcataatagttttaaataaaagacaTCGTGTCAGACTAACTTATATTGTATATTCACcatctaatcttttttttttttttcaaaggtttCTGTGAACATGTCATTTTTTTACCATTTGAAAAAgaggataattttttatattttttgtttcagcAGACATTTACAAAGTGACTTGTGTGTCATTGTTTGACAATTTGTAATcatatgtatatatctatatgtatatGTTGCACAGACTAAGTAAATCTTGGGCAGATCTGGTGCAGTCTCAcagttttttttcccctaatATACATTAATTAATGGTTCCTTACGTTAATAAAATTTGTAGTTTTTTGTAAATTGAAGTTATCATGCACAAGCTATTACACATCATGAttaattaaagtgtgtgtgtgtgtttgtatgtatatacaaataatgattatgtaataataatgttaGATAATTATCAAAATGTGTAatagtatacagtaaaataaacgGTATTGGCCACGCCCACTTCTGCAAAAGGTCAGGACGTCCCCTGAAAGACACCGTGAGACTTGACACAGTGGCATGTGTGGATTTCAGAGATTTTAGGAAGACATCTGGACAAAAAAATGCATAGCTGGATCTCATGAGTATAAAGAAGGGAAACGCAGCACGCTGTTTCACTGGACGTCGGTGCGTTCTCCATTCTGGCCACGCCCACTCGACCGCGCCGTACAGATTAAATGAACGTCACCGCGCGATTTACTTTCTGCTGGAAATTAAACTGGAAACTCTGGTGAGTGGCCAATATAAACAATCAATGTAAACCAGTAACAGGCGTTTTTTCCTTCCTATTTTAGGATTTGCACTCCGTTAAGTTTAACATACAGACTCTGCTTTTTGTTTAGGATAACTATCAGTGATATTTGGTTATCGTTGTTGTGTGTCAGTTATTGTTAAGTCTTTGAAAACCTGTTTGCGACATTGTTTCGTTTATCTCAAGAAATGAAGATTCTCCGATATGTCTTGTTTCTACAAGGTTAGTGTTATTTTGGATAATGTTAACAAAAGAAAGGAAGACATTATATAAAGGATAAATGTAATGAAGGACATTGCGAGTAtgttaatattgtattgtaatatGTCTATTCAACTAATATAGACGTCCTCTAACAAAATATAGGATATATCAGTCTACCGTACATTAAATACAGATCTGTCACTGATGTAATAGTGTGTTAATGtgattaatgaaaatataaaatgttgccTTTAATAGTAGGTTAACATTACTTGTCTGAAGGATATAGTCACATCTAAAATTTAGTTTCATTCATTTATCATTGTTTTAAAAGCCAAGAGCCACACACATTGGTAACAGTAATTAGAATATTGGTATTTCTTCTATAATAgcctttttacttttttaagaaATTAGACAAGAAACTGTGACATGTTTTAAAGAGGCATATAGTTAAGAAGAccctaaataaatgaaaataatcagaGCTTAGCTTTCAAACCATAATGTCAGATTTGAACTTTTTTCTGCAAGTCACTTTTTCTGGTTCCTTACTTCATTTTGAGAGGTCTAAGAAGATATGATATGAAGAGAGGACAAAaaatgagatttgaatttgatttTAGAGCTTAGTGAAGAATGTCATCAGGAAGGAAAGGCCAGGAGACTCCCGATAAACAGTCCCACATGTGTGCAAAAGTCTCGGAGACCCAAAATCcctttaaaaatgtgtcttagatgaaacaaacaaaaaaaaaaaactaaaaatggttGAAATTAACCATTAAAAAGCTCATTAGTAAATAAGCGATGTGCTCGTCATCAACACCAAACCAACAAGTTCAGTTCTTAAAACTTGctcacattattttatttcattctttaaaTTAGTTGCTCTGATATATTACATGTTTCACGATTCATACTTTTAAgtacttattttcattttctagGTTTAGGAAAGCAAAATCAAGTTAATATTAAGTTTTATACCCCTGTGAGCCATCTTATTCTCTCCCTTTACAGATGCTGATGGCTTCGTTGAGGAAAAGTAAGTGACAAATCCAAGTTTTGCAGATTGTTTCCATGAATCCCCCCATGCATTTGTTTATTGCATCACTCtttcataatacatggaaaaaaCATTCAAGGTCGGTGATCATGTCCAGTGTATGAGTCACTCTGAATCAGACtcctgatacaaaaaaaaaaaaaaaaaatgaaaaagacttACGTTCGTGATTTTAGACTATTCTCTTGTGAAATCTCATGGATTACTGAGATCAGTGAACTCAGAGCACATGGGATGTTTTAGTGCCTCGTTTTGCTCTCCTGTCCTGCAAAACAGGAATGtgtcctgtgtgtgtttgtggtggagGAGGGGTCGGTCCCACTGCTCATCCCAGAGTCAATGAGGTAACCAGATTAAACCCATAAAAGTGATGTATAGCAGCGGGGTCTCTAGAAATCCCACTCTTCATAGCAGAGCACATTTACTGAAGCCTGAAGCCTTAACTTaagtttatttattctttttccaTTTCACTAAGGCCTTGGCAAGAGGTACAAAGGCATGTTTTACATTAGTCGAGGTATGGAAAGCAACAAAATACACCGATATTTACTTTATCTTCTTTAGTCGACTTCAATCTGGACAATTGTAACACTAACCACAACCAAAGAAAGTTTTTTGTGTCTGATTTGCTGTATTATttgagtattatttatataccattataaaattaaaataaacattgaaaattTAGCCTACTATCATAGTATTTATCCATAGTTTacattaacttttatattttcagtgtttttagtTCTTGTTGTCATTTTGTTCTTTTAGAATGTTTCCATATAGATTTAATtgacttttatttcagttttagtttaattaaGTGTGGtaggatacttaaaaaaaattgctagttaattttacacttaattacaaagaaatggaaagtatcgcattgaattaaatgtttaattttgaagCAGAAACACTGAAATAGCATTCAagtgtaaaatgtactccaataagctttgttttatttttgtaacttaaaaaaataataattttaagagtaaaGGCAGGGTTtctaatatacatacatacatacatacatatatatatatatatatatatatatatatatattactttaaatttaactgtatatttgtttatgtatatttatttaatttcagcttcaTTTAAAACACCCAAAAATTTAATAGTTTTCTCctaattttttatagttttgtctttagttttttaAACAATAACAATACGGCTTAAAAAAGGGTGATAAAACAATTTTcgctcagaaattgctagtaaatttcacaaaatccGGCAAAGAAACATCAAGTAACGCATTGATTTGATCCTGAAATCTTGATATAACtctgaaatagtatttttatcTCATCACTCATACATAGTCATACAGTGACCTCTAGTGGTCATCCTTTTATTGCATATACTAAACGCAACACAGTGCAGGATTTTGTATTGTCTATtgattagtctctctctctctctctctctctgccagtcAACCGTGGGCTCCTTATTCTGCTCATCATTGTGGCTCTTGCTCTTCTTTACAAAAACACCAGACTACAGACACTGCCCAAGGATTCAGGTACACATGCAGAGTACTGATATGCAAGTATAGGCTATGCATATACTCAGTTTATTATATGATCTTATTGCGGTTTATGCAGTACTTAAGAAAGATGGGGCCAAAACAGGTGTGGAGGATGAGAGAGTGTCAGACACTGACATCCCTGTGGTCATCTGTGCTTCAGAGGAGCGTATTGGTGCTGCCATCGCAACCATCAACAGTGTCTACAGCAACAGCCGTGCAAGCATTTTCTTCTACATAGTTACCCTGCGAGATGCCATCAAGAAGATAAGGTCTAATGCAAATGTAACACCGGCTAATTGCACTTGGTTGCACCCAACACATGAAGTCATGTCTTTTATTATGGTTATCATTTATTATGGTTAGTtgaattttatttgcatttaacttTCTTCCTTTTGCAGTCAAGAAGCACTGCAGTTTTATAAAAGGCTCGCTACATTGTTTTCCtgttacagtaaaaaataaactatatagtGAGAATTTTAAgtgtaaataaatatcaataaaatattattagttgaaaataataaaaaatattattatcttttgaaacTTAGTTTTGttggcttttattttttaaactttatttgttttatttatatttgttttattccaGCTATATTTcaattagcaattttttttataatgtagttTTAGATAACAAATGCCCATAATATGTGAATCAGACTTAGCAATCCACCCTTTACATGTCTGAAAGAGAAACGagaaacaaactaataaataaatataatttattttctggaaaACAGGGAATATATAGAGAAGACCAAGCTGAGAAAAATCAAATACAAGATCCTGGAGTTCAATCCGATGGTATTGAAGGGAAAAGTCAATCCGGATTCCTCCAGACCAGAGCTCCTGCACCCTGTGAGTTCTTCTGGGTTACACTGTGTTACTCGTAACTCTTCATTATTTCTAAAAAGTGACCAAATGTATATGACCACCCCCTTCTTACACTCTTGTTAGAAGTTTTGAAGGCTTCTCCACACTGTTTCTTAATCCTGGTTTCTTTTGTGTTGCAGCTTAACTTTGTGAGGTTCTACTTGCCACTTCTTGGCATTGAAAATCATGCCCGGATAGTTTACCTGGATGATGATGTCATAGTGCAAGGTGAAATCCATTATTATGTGTGGAAGCATCTGAAATGGATACTTAGCTTACATTTGTACTCATGTTGCACTGATACAAAAGCTTTCATCATCAAGTTAATTATGCAAGCATGATCTCATATGTCAAGTGCATGGAATTAAACCCCTTCACTGCTCTATTCAATGATTTTTGTTACACCTGACTGACAGGAGATATACAGGAACTGTATAACATAAAGCTGAAAGCGGGACACGCTGCTGCGTTCGCCTCAGACTGTGATCTGCCCCCAACACATGAGATGGTGCGCAGTGTGGGGATGCAGGTGTGTATTTATGGATGTATGTACAGTATTAGTATTTTGATCACTTAAGTTACTGTTATATGTTGATTTTCATTTCATCCCACAGACAACTTATATGGGCTTTCTGGACTACCGTAAAGAGGAAGTCAGAGAGCTGGGCATCAACCCCAGCGACTGCTCCTTTAATCCAGGTGTTTTTGTAGCAGACATCGGTGAAtggaaaaagcaaaaaataactaaacagctGGAGAAATGGATGGCTAAGAATGTCAGGTGATACGGTATATTGGTTCATATTGAGTTTTTATGCGATCAAATTGGTTcccatttaataattaatttttccaTGTCAATGTAGGGAGAATCTGTACAGCAGTGCCATGGCAGGCGGTGTGGCCACCCCCCCAATGCTGATCGTCTTTCATGATAAATACACAACCATTGATCCAATGTGGCACGTCAGACACCTGGGTAATGGTCTTCTATTATTTTGGTTAACAAATCTcaacaaataattaaacatttcttcaGTCTTATGGTctcaaaatatatgtattatgccatatttattttgaaaatatctgtACTTAAGTTCTAAACTGAaacattgatatataaataatatatactcaCACAGAGAGAGCATGCACAGCTGTAATTTAAGAGTAAACATGTATTTACCAGTGTTATAGTAATTAAAGTGTATTTATTATAAAGTATACTACTACTCAAAAGGGAATTCATAAATGAATTCCGAAGGAATCAATCAAGGTaataaaatgacagtaaagacatggtTACAAAAGTATGTTGCTATTTTAAACTTCCCATTCACAGAACCCTGAAAAACAttgcacttttcacaaaaacattaagcagcacaacctttttttttttttacatttataacaagAAATTTTGTTCTGATCAGCaaattaatcagcatattaaactgcataataggatcatgtgacaatgatcCTGgagacactgatgactggagttATGAGACTGGaaatgaatgtaacattttaaaatgtaaaaaaaaataataaaaagcatattCCCTAAATACCcatttaatttttcaaaaacttctACATTAACCTGAGATATATGGTTTGTTTTTAACAAGAATGAATCCTTAGAATGTAGGAGTCAAAGATTAGCTCTCTTCTTGAACATCACAAGGTCTACTAAAAGCAAATGTGAAGATTTGTGAGTTTAAGCTAGCAGTAAAGCAAATCAACAAACTAATTGCCCTCTTTGTGTTTTATGAAGGCTGGAGTCCTGATACCCATTATCCCAGATCCTTTCTCAAAGATGCACGCTTACTGCACTGGAACGGCCATTTCAAGCCCTGGAACTACCCCTGCGTCCATCTGGACATCTGGGAGAAATGGTTTATCCCAGACCCCACAGGAAGATTCACCCTGGTACGACCATGAACAATGACCAATGTCATGAACCATGTCACTTTGACTTGATACAAATCAAAATGCtgaggctacaaaaaaaaaaaaaaaaccccaactAAAACACCCAAACTGGAATCCTGTTATTTTTTGGAGGGAGTTTGTAGATCGAGTAAAACAAGACACATGGTAAAAAGACAATTACACAAGTTCCTTTTACGGAAACATTTAATGGTACAGTGGACAGGAGTCAGCACTCCACAACTGGGTCagttaaatattaacaaatttacAATCATGGAGGAATGTAAAAGAAATTCCAAACACAAACGCAGCgccttaaaacaaaaaacaattcatATTCCCTTAACCCACCCACACAGAGAAAAGATAACCAGCTGAGATCGCCATCTTCACTCTGCATCACAGTCGGACACCCCGTCCCTCCCAGATTTACAATTTACAACTCGTCTTTGCCTGTGCTatcctgaaacacagagaaatcCATGTGTTAAGACACATTCAGACATAAGGAACCGTTAAAATAGCAGTTCGCCAATCATCTCACagtcatgttgtttcaaacatcttcgattctgaatttcatgaattaaatatggatttggaacaacatgagggcaagtaagTGAATGTTTCCACACTCACCGATTCCTCTTCTGCATCTTCATCTGCCTggacctcctcctcatcctctgctTCCTCTGTCTGCTCTTCTGGTTCCTCTTCTGGCTCATCCTCTACCTGTGGACACAGCAAAAGGATTTTTAGCCACAGTTCAATTGATCAACTCTTATTAGCAGTGATCGACTGTGTGTACCTGTTCATCAAGATCTATGTTCATGCTGAGCCGCAGCATACGCTCGATGCGGTCTCCGTATGCTTTAGTGTCTGCGAGTTGGTAGCCGGATCGCAGTGTGGCAGTTTCAAAGAGCACCACAGCTAAATCTGCAGCGGTCTTATCCTCAGCATCATCCTACAACACAAAGCACAAAATATCAGACAATCTGAACTCTTttaaaagcaacattttaaattaacttaaagcTATGTTTGACTTACTGTAACTCTCTTCAACATCTCCCTGATGAGAGGATGTTTGGGGTTGATTTCTAATGTCTTCTTTTGGCTTGCGTAAtaactagagaaaaaaaaaaaagaaagtttaactTGGTTTTTATGACCATAGTTTTTCACATAGCAGGAGGTGGAATGATCACCACAACTCTAAAGGTGCCAAGTCAAGacttttatagcactttttacaattgTGTCAAAGGATTGTAACAGTAATAAACCGGAAACTAGCAGAATCCGTTATAGAAACTCAACTACTGAGAAATTTCAGATTGTACAGTAGCTTTAAAAGACAGTAGTGCCTTCATTTGGCTCAAGTGATTATTTTGCAGCGGGTTCAAGTCTGTTATGACAAAAGACAACTGGCCTTTTTTGCTAGCAACATTTCGCAAAAAAATGTGACTTCTGTGACTAAACCCTAAAGATGTTGCCAGGTTTTTcctatgcagttgctaagctgACTGCAACTAGAATTTGCAAATGCACAGACAATTAAGACTTGCTTAGAGAACCTACTTTGTGGAAATGTCTTTTCCTGTCTGGTAAGCCTGGGCTTTCATGATCCGTTCCATGTTGCCAGACCATCCATACTGACTGGCAACCAGAGCACAGGGAGACTTGGTCAGTCTCTGAGACAAAATGGCCTTCTCAATCTGAAACGAGACACAGGGACGAACATGTTTCAGTTGAACTGCCACTTCTAAAAAAGTATTCAGTTTATAATATGCAAAACAATAGAATAAGCCAAAGAACAATAATCATACGTTGTCCTTCAGGGACTTCTCTTTCATCCAGGTGGTAAGGGGTTCGAACTCTTTCTCCAAAGCTTCTCTCTTCTCCTTGGCCTTGTCGCTCTCGTCGAATTTCACGCCTTCCTTTG harbors:
- the glt8d2 gene encoding glycosyltransferase 8 domain-containing protein 2 isoform X2, which translates into the protein MSCFYKMLMASLRKINRGLLILLIIVALALLYKNTRLQTLPKDSVLKKDGAKTGVEDERVSDTDIPVVICASEERIGAAIATINSVYSNSRASIFFYIVTLRDAIKKIREYIEKTKLRKIKYKILEFNPMVLKGKVNPDSSRPELLHPLNFVRFYLPLLGIENHARIVYLDDDVIVQGDIQELYNIKLKAGHAAAFASDCDLPPTHEMVRSVGMQTTYMGFLDYRKEEVRELGINPSDCSFNPGVFVADIGEWKKQKITKQLEKWMAKNVRENLYSSAMAGGVATPPMLIVFHDKYTTIDPMWHVRHLGWSPDTHYPRSFLKDARLLHWNGHFKPWNYPCVHLDIWEKWFIPDPTGRFTLVRP
- the glt8d2 gene encoding glycosyltransferase 8 domain-containing protein 2 isoform X1, with the protein product MSIKKGNAARCFTGRRCVLHSGHAHSTAPYRLNERHRAIYFLLEIKLETLMLMASLRKINRGLLILLIIVALALLYKNTRLQTLPKDSVLKKDGAKTGVEDERVSDTDIPVVICASEERIGAAIATINSVYSNSRASIFFYIVTLRDAIKKIREYIEKTKLRKIKYKILEFNPMVLKGKVNPDSSRPELLHPLNFVRFYLPLLGIENHARIVYLDDDVIVQGDIQELYNIKLKAGHAAAFASDCDLPPTHEMVRSVGMQTTYMGFLDYRKEEVRELGINPSDCSFNPGVFVADIGEWKKQKITKQLEKWMAKNVRENLYSSAMAGGVATPPMLIVFHDKYTTIDPMWHVRHLGWSPDTHYPRSFLKDARLLHWNGHFKPWNYPCVHLDIWEKWFIPDPTGRFTLVRP
- the glt8d2 gene encoding glycosyltransferase 8 domain-containing protein 2 isoform X3, with translation MFYISRVNRGLLILLIIVALALLYKNTRLQTLPKDSVLKKDGAKTGVEDERVSDTDIPVVICASEERIGAAIATINSVYSNSRASIFFYIVTLRDAIKKIREYIEKTKLRKIKYKILEFNPMVLKGKVNPDSSRPELLHPLNFVRFYLPLLGIENHARIVYLDDDVIVQGDIQELYNIKLKAGHAAAFASDCDLPPTHEMVRSVGMQTTYMGFLDYRKEEVRELGINPSDCSFNPGVFVADIGEWKKQKITKQLEKWMAKNVRENLYSSAMAGGVATPPMLIVFHDKYTTIDPMWHVRHLGWSPDTHYPRSFLKDARLLHWNGHFKPWNYPCVHLDIWEKWFIPDPTGRFTLVRP